Proteins from a genomic interval of Nerophis lumbriciformis linkage group LG01, RoL_Nlum_v2.1, whole genome shotgun sequence:
- the LOC140679407 gene encoding uncharacterized protein, whose product MLRNLQRVCGVHRLRNSEDTPILCNQVAQPADLQCDALQAYFASHEDVEKPGKVKMLAEHLTSKKTKFFFLFLSQALKPPAEFNVMFQAEGVMVHQLHREMTSLVRRIMGRFLPASLIADVPLKDIKFEDASLQLPDNKLFLGAAAQSLLEDNMDELSSSVPMMIKVVRDFFVAVTTKMMTAFPLDNIILQNLIVLDLESRHQFSPNSVKELGKSLPQLRLDLDSLQEEVVEYQVLGSEDLPQEARIDRFWAMLGRDGRFQTLVHLMKALLCVPHSNASSERVFSMVRKIVTENRTRMDNSTLNSLLSCKINFTDAAYTYAPSKAVLLAAKHCTFKYNNE is encoded by the exons ATGTTGCGAAATCTTCAGAGAGTTTGTGGAGTTCACAGACTCAGAAACTCTGAAGATACTCCGATACTGTGCAACCAGGTGGCTCAGCCTGCTGACTTGCAGTGTGATGCACTGCAGGCATATTTTGCCAGTCATGAGGATGTGGAGAAGCCTGGCAAGGTGAAGATGCTGGCTGAACATTTAACCAGCAAGAAGACAaagttcttcttcctcttcctgtcCCAGGCTCTGAAACCACCGGCAGAGTTCAATGTTATGTTTCAG GCTGAAGGAGTGATGGTTCATCAGCTGCACCGGGAGATGACCAGCCTGGTGAGAAGAATAATGGGAAGATTTCTCCCTGCTAGCCTTATTGCTGATGTCCCACTGAAGGACATCAAGTTCGAGGACGCCAGCCTACAGTTGCCAGACAACAAACTCTTTCTTGGAGCAGCTGCACAAAGCCTCTTGGAGGACAACATGGATGAACTTTCCTCCTCTGTCCCAATGATGATCAA GGTAGTGAGAGACTTTTTTGTAGCTGTGACTACAAAGATGATGACTGCATTTCCCTTAGACAACATCATCCTCCAAAACCTGATCGTGTTGGACCTAGAGTCACGGCATCAATTTTCACCAAACTCAG TTAAAGAGCTAGGAAAAAGTCTgccacagctgcgattggacctggatagcctacaggaagaagtagtggagtaccaagtgcttggcagtgaagatcttcctcaggaagcaaggattgaccggttttgggccatgctagggagagatggaagattccagactctcgtgcatttgatgaaagcacttttgtgcgtgccacacagcaatgcatcatcagagagggtgttcagcatggttagaaaaatagtgacagagaatagaacgaggatggacaattcaacccttaactcactcctttcctgcaaaataaatttcacagatgctgcctacacctatgctccttcaaaggctgtgcttctggctgcaaagcattgcactttcaagtacaacaatgagtag